The Roseomonas haemaphysalidis genome segment CGGCCGGGCGATCTCGGCCACGCCCGCCTGCGCGGCGACCAGCGGCCCCAGCTTGTCGGCCGCGCCGGCGATCCAGGCACCTACCGGCACGGTGAAGCCCTGCTTGGGCCGGAATGGCTCGGACGCCGGGAAGTTCGCCGCCAGCCATTGCCGCAACAGCAGCTTGCCCATACCCTTGCGGGTCTTCAGCGCGTCCGGCAGGCGGAAGCAGGCTTCCGCCACGGCGCTGTCCAGAAACGGCGTGCGGCCTTCCAGGCCATGCGCCATCAGGCAGCGGTCCAACTTGATCAGCAGGTCGTTGGGCAGCCAGTCCGCCACATCCAGCGCCTGCGCCGCCATCAGCCGGGTGCGGCCGGGCAGCGCCGTGGCGGCTTCGGCCGCCACCATGCCGTCGCGCCAGCCCGTCAGCGGCTCGCGCAGCACGTCCAGCCGGTCAAACGCGCCATGGGTGCGCGGCGCCTTGCCGCCCAGCCACCAGGGGCGCATGGCGGCGCGGTAGCGACCGTAGCCGCCCAGGATCTCGTCGCCCCCCTCGCCCGACAGCACCACCTTGACGTCTTCCCGCGCGCGGCGGGCCAGAAACCAGGTGGGGATGATGGCGTAGTCGGCGGCCGGGTCGTCCATGCCCGCCACGATCTCCGGCAGGTGGCGCCATACCTCGCCCTGCGACACGGTGATGGTCTCGTGCCGCGCCCCCACGGCCTTGGCCATCACGGCGGCATGCTCGCGCTCGTCCGCCGCGCCGGGAACGTCGAAGCCGGCGGTATAGGCGCGCACCGGCTGCTCGTTCAGCCGCGACATCATGGCCAGCACCGCGGCGCTGTCCGTGCCGCCGGACAGAAACATGCCGTAGGGCACGTCGGAGCGCTGGTGCAGGTCCACGCTGTCGCGGAAGGCGCTGTCGAAGCGCGCCAGCGCCTC includes the following:
- the asnB gene encoding asparagine synthase (glutamine-hydrolyzing), producing MCGIAGLLLRQGQAPDATTLQKLLGALAHRGPDGSGHHVAGPVALAHTRLAIIDLATGDQPLFAGPAALVANGEVYNYRELRADNALTCATQSDCEPPLHLFRRDGLGFADGLRGMYAVAIHDRVSRQVVLARDPFGIKPMYLAEVPGGMAFASEAQALVAAGLVAPRVRAEARSELLQMQFTTGAETIFEGITRLLPGETVALGEGRVLERRRRAALPEGGPTATTEAEALARFDSAFRDSVDLHQRSDVPYGMFLSGGTDSAAVLAMMSRLNEQPVRAYTAGFDVPGAADEREHAAVMAKAVGARHETITVSQGEVWRHLPEIVAGMDDPAADYAIIPTWFLARRAREDVKVVLSGEGGDEILGGYGRYRAAMRPWWLGGKAPRTHGAFDRLDVLREPLTGWRDGMVAAEAATALPGRTRLMAAQALDVADWLPNDLLIKLDRCLMAHGLEGRTPFLDSAVAEACFRLPDALKTRKGMGKLLLRQWLAANFPASEPFRPKQGFTVPVGAWIAGAADKLGPLVAAQAGVAEIARPDKVVSLFKAAAGKREGFAAWHLLFYALWHRRHVELRRAEGDVFSFLGRG